One Nicotiana tomentosiformis chromosome 4, ASM39032v3, whole genome shotgun sequence genomic window carries:
- the LOC104094985 gene encoding uncharacterized protein: MRNHENRPNGSTPLPEVDEVYSHYAKREKGRGSVRGRGQGRYFSGVNHPPKKNNLQKWKVKDDKRKAKGSETECYRCGRKGHWANICRTLRHSVELYQASLKNKGPEANFVSNNEFDITHLDMANFFEHPDKKNKPLDR, encoded by the coding sequence ATGAGAAATCATGAAAATCGACCCAATGGGTCTACACCATTGCCTGAAGTGGATGAGGTGTATTCCCATTATGCTAAGCGTGAAAAAGGTCGTGGCTCTGTTCGTGGTCGTGGCCAAGGAAGATATTTTTCTGGTGTTAATCATCCTCCAAAGAAAAATAATCTCCAAAAGTGGAAAGTGAAAGATGATAAGCGAAAGGCAAAGGGTTCAGAAACTGAATGCTATCGTTGCGGTAGAAAAGGGCATTGGGCAAATATTTGTCGTACACTAAGACATtcggttgagctttatcaagcatctCTAAAGAATAAAGGCCCTGAAGCTAATTTTGTCTCTAACAATGAATTTGACATCACCCACTTGGATATGGCAAACTTCTTTGAGCACCctgataaaaaaaataaaccactTGATCGGTGA